A single genomic interval of Celeribacter indicus harbors:
- a CDS encoding helix-turn-helix transcriptional regulator encodes MALKMHGTLTSAQTGERLGITGEAARQHLVKLAEDGLVSEERRTAGRGRPSSYWHLTDKGQGRFPDTHAALTVDILRSISEVLGPEALDRIVAAREGATQALYAAEMAQRPTLRDRVAKLAELRNTEGYMAVAEEAEDGTFLLIENHCPICAAATFCQGFCRAEKAVFEAVLGAETSVERIEHVVSGGRRCAYRITEAGA; translated from the coding sequence ATGGCGCTGAAGATGCATGGCACGCTGACCTCCGCACAGACGGGGGAACGGCTCGGCATCACCGGGGAGGCCGCGCGGCAGCACCTCGTGAAGCTCGCCGAGGACGGGCTCGTGTCCGAGGAACGGCGCACCGCGGGGCGCGGCCGGCCTTCGAGCTATTGGCACCTGACGGACAAGGGACAGGGACGTTTCCCCGACACCCATGCCGCGCTGACCGTCGACATCCTGCGCAGCATTTCCGAAGTGCTGGGTCCCGAGGCGCTCGACCGGATCGTCGCGGCGCGTGAAGGTGCGACCCAGGCGCTCTATGCGGCGGAGATGGCGCAGCGTCCGACGCTGCGCGACCGCGTCGCGAAGCTTGCCGAGCTGCGCAATACCGAAGGCTACATGGCCGTGGCGGAGGAGGCCGAGGACGGCACCTTCCTGCTGATCGAGAATCATTGCCCGATCTGTGCCGCCGCCACCTTCTGCCAGGGATTTTGCCGTGCCGAGAAGGCGGTGTTCGAGGCGGTGCTCGGCGCGGAGACCAGCGTCGAGCGCATCGAGCACGTCGTGAGCGGCGGGCGCCGCTGCGCCTATCGCATCACGGAAGCCGGCGCGTGA
- a CDS encoding glycosyltransferase, which yields MRTEIIIATYNKPAYLALCLETCLAQTVPPDTICVADDGSGEETAAVIAAAQDRAGPVSIRHSWHEDDGFRKCKALNTAIAESQADYLFFIDDDCLLHPGFVSRHLDLARRDRFLTGSLIRLDPALTQAMLSAGRVAWSAEGRLSGWTPQSGSERLKSTPPAPRLNRALDRLSPVKRNWQGGCASTFRDNLLAVNGFDERMAYGGLDKELGDRLGNAGVRGRHVRYTAPVYHLDHGRAYDKPEVRAFNRGIIEDTRRTGRTWTEHGIVKGPRRRGHSTAPGITPAR from the coding sequence ATGCGAACCGAAATCATCATCGCCACCTACAACAAGCCTGCCTATCTCGCGCTCTGCCTTGAGACATGCCTGGCGCAGACGGTCCCGCCCGACACGATTTGCGTGGCCGACGACGGGTCGGGGGAGGAGACCGCCGCGGTGATCGCTGCGGCACAGGACCGGGCGGGACCGGTGTCGATCCGCCACAGCTGGCATGAGGATGACGGCTTTCGCAAATGCAAGGCGCTCAACACCGCCATTGCGGAGTCCCAGGCCGACTATCTCTTCTTCATCGACGACGATTGCCTGCTGCATCCCGGCTTCGTCTCCCGCCATCTCGACCTCGCGCGGCGCGACCGCTTCCTGACGGGCAGCCTGATCCGGCTCGATCCGGCGCTGACACAGGCGATGCTCTCCGCCGGCAGGGTGGCATGGAGCGCGGAGGGCCGTCTGTCGGGCTGGACGCCGCAGAGCGGCTCGGAACGGCTGAAATCCACACCGCCCGCCCCGCGTCTGAACCGGGCGCTCGACCGCCTGTCGCCGGTGAAGCGCAACTGGCAGGGTGGCTGCGCCTCGACCTTCCGCGACAATCTCCTCGCGGTGAACGGCTTCGACGAGCGGATGGCCTATGGCGGGCTCGACAAGGAACTGGGCGACCGGCTCGGCAATGCCGGGGTGCGGGGGCGGCATGTGCGCTACACCGCGCCGGTCTATCACCTTGACCACGGGCGCGCCTATGACAAGCCGGAGGTCCGCGCCTTCAACCGCGGCATCATCGAGGACACGCGCAGGACAGGCCGGACCTGGACCGAGCATGGCATCGTGAAGGGACCGCGCCGTCGGGGTCATAGCACCGCGCCGGGCATCACACCAGCCCGATGA
- the hemP gene encoding hemin uptake protein HemP, protein MNAHVTQLSAPAGTLPPLNARTLITDGATRQIDLDGQIYTLRITRAGKLILTK, encoded by the coding sequence ATGAACGCACATGTGACCCAGCTTTCCGCTCCCGCCGGCACCCTCCCGCCGCTCAATGCCCGCACCCTCATCACCGACGGCGCAACGCGCCAGATCGACCTCGACGGGCAGATCTATACCCTGCGCATCACGCGGGCAGGCAAGCTCATCCTGACGAAATGA
- the murB gene encoding UDP-N-acetylmuramate dehydrogenase — protein sequence MSLATPSPSSLTGAFDLSEHNTLGLAARALHGGFLTEPQDVAAAHDFASRRGLPFHLLGGGSNCVLAPEIEAVVGLVRLRGRSLDRSTPDLVRVTARAGESWADLVAWTVAQGIGGLENLAGIPGTVGAAPIQNIGAYGIELADVFDHLTALEVGTGRRLRFDRAACRFAYRHSRFKEAPGRYMVCDVTLALPQPWRPVLGYAGLDALDGPVTPRRVMEAVLALRSAKLPDWRRTGNAGSFFHNPILPAEAVARLPEMPSHPVEGGIKLSAGWLLEAAGLKGARHGGAGFSDQHALVLVNHGGATFEDVTALAARAVRTVETRFGVTLVQEPVTLR from the coding sequence GTGAGCCTCGCCACGCCATCCCCGTCGTCCCTGACCGGCGCCTTCGACCTGTCGGAGCACAACACGCTGGGCCTCGCCGCGAGGGCGCTCCATGGCGGTTTTCTCACCGAGCCGCAGGATGTTGCCGCGGCGCATGATTTCGCCTCCCGGCGCGGCCTGCCCTTCCACCTCCTCGGCGGCGGGAGCAATTGCGTCCTTGCGCCGGAGATCGAGGCGGTGGTGGGCCTCGTGCGGTTGCGTGGCCGCTCCCTCGACCGTTCCACACCGGACCTCGTCCGGGTAACGGCACGGGCCGGGGAAAGCTGGGCGGATCTTGTTGCCTGGACCGTCGCACAGGGCATCGGCGGGCTCGAGAACCTCGCGGGCATTCCCGGAACGGTCGGCGCCGCGCCGATCCAGAATATCGGCGCCTATGGCATCGAGCTGGCCGATGTGTTCGACCACCTGACCGCGCTGGAGGTCGGGACGGGACGGCGCCTGCGCTTCGACCGCGCCGCCTGCCGCTTCGCCTATCGCCACAGCCGGTTCAAGGAGGCGCCGGGCCGCTATATGGTCTGCGACGTCACCCTCGCCCTGCCGCAGCCCTGGCGCCCGGTGCTGGGCTATGCCGGGCTCGACGCGCTCGACGGTCCGGTGACGCCGCGCCGGGTGATGGAGGCAGTGCTCGCCCTGCGGAGTGCGAAGCTGCCGGACTGGCGGCGGACCGGCAACGCCGGCTCCTTCTTCCACAATCCGATCCTCCCCGCCGAGGCTGTCGCCCGCCTGCCGGAGATGCCGTCGCATCCGGTAGAAGGCGGGATCAAGCTCTCCGCCGGATGGCTGCTCGAGGCCGCAGGCCTCAAGGGCGCGCGCCATGGCGGGGCGGGGTTTTCCGACCAACACGCCCTCGTCCTCGTCAACCACGGCGGAGCCACCTTCGAGGACGTCACGGCGCTTGCCGCGCGGGCCGTCCGCACCGTCGAGACGCGCTTCGGCGTGACGCTGGTGCAGGAACCCGTGACGCTGCGCTAG